Proteins encoded by one window of Salmonirosea aquatica:
- a CDS encoding sodium/sugar symporter, whose amino-acid sequence MTLGLQTLDYGIFLVYFIIVASYGYWVYTHKGKQNGDSAKDFFLAEGSLTWWAIGASIIASNISAEQFIGMSGQAFQLGIAISVYELLGAVSLLIVAVYFLPMYLKNNIFTMPQFLSQRYDTRLATIMAVFWLFLYIFVNMTSIIYLGALSLEKMTGFGFMPCATFLVMFAIVITLGGMKVIGYTDVIQVVCLIFGGLATTYLALGLLSERVGTGAGVFEGLSMIAQKADSHLHMIFKPGEYSVHDGRGGFIDAYNQLPGVMMFIIGGQFVNNLNYFGCNQYITQRALGADLKTARSGLLFASVLKMFMPLIVVLPGLAAYVLFQENADPAIIGGITDNNIVKPDNAYPVLLNLLPTGLKGLAFAALTAAIVASLAGKANSISTIYMLDIHKKFFQPGMSEKQTVWTGRVAIVVSFVIALVVSPLLRNFGQAFEYIQVYTGYISPGILSIFLLGFFWKKATANGALTAAILSVALSAFIEYQFPAFPFLNRMGVVFWICSLVHIAISLAQSGGKDSPKAFISKREWFSVTPSFRYGAAGVVALFCLIYWIWW is encoded by the coding sequence ATGACGCTCGGTTTACAGACCCTCGATTACGGTATTTTTCTGGTTTATTTCATCATTGTGGCATCCTATGGCTACTGGGTGTACACCCACAAGGGCAAACAGAACGGCGACAGCGCTAAAGATTTTTTCCTGGCCGAAGGTTCGCTGACCTGGTGGGCCATCGGGGCGTCCATCATCGCTTCCAATATTTCGGCTGAGCAGTTCATCGGTATGAGTGGGCAGGCTTTTCAGTTGGGAATCGCCATTTCGGTCTATGAGTTGCTTGGGGCGGTTTCGTTACTGATCGTGGCGGTGTACTTTCTGCCCATGTACCTCAAGAACAATATTTTTACCATGCCGCAATTCTTGTCGCAACGCTACGACACGCGGCTGGCCACGATCATGGCGGTATTCTGGCTGTTCCTATACATCTTCGTCAATATGACGTCCATCATCTATCTGGGAGCGTTGAGCCTGGAAAAGATGACAGGATTTGGCTTCATGCCCTGCGCTACCTTTTTGGTGATGTTCGCCATCGTCATCACGCTGGGGGGCATGAAAGTGATCGGCTATACGGATGTCATTCAGGTCGTGTGCCTTATTTTCGGAGGGTTGGCTACCACTTACCTCGCGCTCGGCTTACTTTCAGAACGGGTCGGGACGGGAGCGGGCGTTTTTGAAGGATTAAGCATGATTGCTCAGAAAGCTGATAGCCATCTCCACATGATTTTCAAGCCCGGTGAGTACAGTGTCCACGATGGGCGCGGCGGCTTCATCGACGCTTACAATCAATTGCCGGGCGTGATGATGTTCATCATCGGCGGACAGTTTGTCAATAACCTCAACTACTTCGGCTGCAACCAGTACATCACGCAGCGCGCTTTGGGTGCCGATCTTAAAACCGCCCGCAGCGGGTTGCTGTTCGCCTCGGTGCTCAAAATGTTCATGCCTCTGATCGTGGTACTGCCCGGTCTGGCTGCCTACGTGTTATTCCAGGAGAATGCTGATCCCGCCATCATTGGCGGCATTACCGACAATAATATCGTCAAACCCGACAATGCCTACCCGGTACTTCTGAACCTATTACCTACCGGCCTGAAAGGCCTGGCCTTCGCCGCGCTTACTGCCGCCATCGTGGCGAGCCTGGCCGGAAAAGCCAACAGTATTTCCACGATTTATATGCTCGACATCCACAAGAAGTTTTTCCAACCCGGTATGTCCGAAAAACAAACCGTCTGGACCGGCCGCGTCGCCATCGTGGTATCTTTTGTAATTGCTCTGGTGGTGAGCCCTTTGCTGCGCAACTTTGGGCAGGCATTCGAGTACATTCAGGTGTACACAGGCTATATCTCGCCAGGTATCCTGAGTATTTTCCTACTGGGTTTCTTCTGGAAAAAAGCCACCGCCAACGGTGCTCTCACGGCAGCCATTCTCAGCGTAGCTTTGTCAGCTTTCATCGAATATCAGTTTCCGGCTTTTCCTTTCCTGAACCGCATGGGTGTGGTGTTCTGGATTTGTTCGCTGGTGCACATTGCCATCAGTTTGGCGCAGTCGGGCGGTAAAGACAGTCCCAAAGCCTTTATATCCAAGCGCGAATGGTTTTCGGTTACGCCCTCATTCCGCTACGGCGCAGCGGGCGTTGTGGCGTTGTTTTGTCTGATATATTGGATTTGGTGGTAA
- a CDS encoding nuclear transport factor 2 family protein: protein MKKAIRWIIPLAIGLGTLASPAHAQDSKNEVLQVAQDLLDAIGKGDTAAFRSLFLPHAMIYTVREKDGQTVTASRSPFAATFRPGTVVKEEMKDHGVDVRVQGNMAQVWAPYNLWVNGTFSHCGVDVFTLLKTNEGWRIAALSYTIEKEGCEVP, encoded by the coding sequence ATGAAAAAAGCAATACGTTGGATCATCCCCCTGGCCATCGGCTTAGGTACCTTAGCCTCGCCTGCTCACGCGCAGGATTCCAAAAATGAAGTGCTGCAGGTAGCGCAAGATCTGCTGGATGCCATTGGAAAAGGAGATACGGCGGCTTTTCGTAGTCTGTTTTTACCCCATGCCATGATCTATACAGTACGTGAAAAAGACGGGCAGACCGTTACCGCCAGTCGATCACCTTTTGCCGCTACCTTTCGGCCCGGTACCGTGGTGAAAGAAGAGATGAAAGACCACGGCGTGGACGTGCGGGTACAGGGTAATATGGCCCAGGTGTGGGCTCCCTACAATCTGTGGGTCAATGGTACCTTCTCGCACTGCGGCGTGGATGTGTTTACACTGCTCAAAACTAACGAGGGTTGGCGCATCGCTGCCTTATCATATACCATCGAGAAGGAAGGGTGTGAGGTACCTTAA
- a CDS encoding sensor histidine kinase — protein sequence MRKWIILWALVLGFSVVKSQPIVWDGTKESVGIGRQVSYYEDPEGVLTIDQVSSDSLASRFTRSTKDILNFGFSESVHWVRFNVDNRTQETLLLEVAQPYLPVADLYYREPSGKWHVQKSGYQVNLYKKRVKHFYQIFTLPTYPTPVYLRYVSYSQPVPLSIWKEQAFEVKSNKQIIVYGMYFGVLLFVIINNLFLFLSLRRSIYLHYVFVVVFYILDVACVMEGFILYLYPEIDLLYWFLLVPNISTAVTFWFGIRFLEVKKYTPRLYRFSLVILAYCVSYIVWSMYLPLMVEVPLNSIHSLFNLGFILYLGIQTGRKGNRSGYYYAFSYTFFVLLIFVEAFYIQVGSPTYLFELTHVSIGIFLEVLFLAYLLSRRFEWERQDIEKAKTDAQQMLLEKTRENERILLVQNETLEREVAERTKAIEHKSVQLQQSLDHLKNTQAQLVQNEKLASLGELTAGIAHEIQNPLNFVNNYSEVNLELFGELTEELEKENLSEARAIINDLTENEQKINHHGRRADAIVKGMLDHARTVPGDKTLTNLNALADEFLRLAYQSIRAKNSDFQCELHTEFDPELGKINMVSSEIGRVLLNLYSNALYSLAQRQQMSDPDYTPALWVSSSRGTGESASIRIRDNGTGMAEEVRAKIFQPFFTTKPPGEGTGLGLSLSYDIITKGHGGTIEVKSTEGVGTTFVIVLPLAE from the coding sequence ATGAGAAAATGGATAATCCTGTGGGCGTTGGTGCTTGGATTTTCTGTGGTAAAATCTCAGCCCATTGTATGGGACGGCACCAAAGAGTCTGTCGGAATTGGTCGTCAGGTATCTTATTACGAAGACCCAGAAGGTGTCCTGACTATCGACCAGGTCAGTTCAGACTCGCTGGCTTCCCGCTTTACCCGGTCGACCAAAGACATTCTAAATTTTGGGTTTAGCGAATCGGTGCACTGGGTTCGGTTCAACGTGGATAATCGAACCCAGGAGACCCTATTGCTGGAAGTAGCCCAACCCTACCTGCCCGTCGCCGACCTGTATTATCGGGAGCCGTCAGGGAAATGGCATGTTCAAAAATCAGGGTACCAGGTCAATTTGTATAAAAAAAGGGTAAAGCATTTTTATCAGATTTTTACCTTACCTACCTACCCCACGCCGGTTTACCTCCGGTATGTGTCCTATTCCCAGCCCGTGCCCTTGTCCATCTGGAAGGAACAGGCTTTTGAAGTAAAATCCAATAAGCAGATTATCGTGTACGGGATGTACTTTGGGGTGTTGTTGTTTGTGATTATCAACAACCTGTTCCTTTTCCTATCCCTGCGTCGGTCTATTTACCTCCATTATGTCTTCGTCGTTGTTTTCTACATCCTCGATGTGGCCTGTGTCATGGAGGGGTTCATTCTCTACCTCTATCCCGAAATAGATCTGCTGTATTGGTTCCTGTTGGTTCCGAACATCAGTACGGCTGTTACCTTCTGGTTTGGTATTCGGTTTCTGGAAGTTAAAAAATACACCCCCAGACTGTATCGATTTTCGCTAGTAATATTGGCTTATTGTGTTTCGTACATCGTATGGTCCATGTACCTGCCCCTGATGGTAGAAGTACCCTTAAATTCGATCCATTCGCTTTTTAATTTGGGTTTCATATTATATCTGGGAATTCAAACGGGCCGGAAGGGCAACCGATCGGGCTATTATTACGCTTTCTCGTATACCTTTTTTGTGCTGTTGATTTTTGTCGAGGCGTTCTACATCCAGGTAGGTAGCCCCACCTACCTTTTCGAACTAACGCATGTATCGATCGGTATTTTCCTGGAAGTACTTTTCCTGGCCTACCTGTTATCCAGGCGGTTTGAATGGGAACGACAGGATATCGAAAAAGCCAAGACCGATGCCCAGCAAATGCTACTGGAGAAAACCCGAGAAAACGAGCGCATTTTACTGGTCCAAAATGAAACCCTGGAACGGGAAGTAGCCGAACGTACCAAAGCGATTGAACACAAATCCGTGCAACTCCAGCAATCACTCGACCATCTCAAAAATACTCAGGCACAGCTCGTGCAAAATGAAAAATTGGCCAGCCTGGGTGAGCTTACGGCAGGCATTGCCCACGAAATTCAGAATCCGCTGAACTTCGTCAACAACTATTCGGAAGTGAACCTGGAATTATTCGGGGAACTCACTGAAGAACTGGAAAAAGAAAACCTGTCGGAAGCCCGGGCGATCATCAACGACCTGACCGAAAATGAGCAGAAAATCAACCACCACGGACGCCGGGCCGATGCCATTGTAAAAGGCATGCTCGATCATGCCCGCACGGTTCCTGGCGATAAAACGCTTACCAACCTGAATGCCCTGGCCGACGAGTTTCTGCGACTGGCTTATCAGAGCATCCGGGCTAAAAACAGCGATTTTCAATGCGAACTCCATACGGAATTCGATCCTGAGCTGGGCAAGATCAACATGGTGAGCTCCGAAATAGGCAGGGTACTGTTGAACCTGTACAGCAATGCCCTCTATTCACTAGCGCAGCGGCAGCAAATGTCTGATCCTGATTACACACCTGCGTTGTGGGTGAGCAGTAGTCGTGGCACGGGCGAAAGCGCATCTATCCGCATTCGGGACAACGGTACAGGTATGGCCGAAGAAGTGAGGGCTAAAATCTTCCAGCCATTTTTCACGACCAAGCCTCCGGGTGAAGGTACCGGCCTGGGGCTTTCCCTGAGTTATGATATTATCACCAAAGGCCACGGCGGGACGATCGAAGTGAAAAGTACCGAGGGGGTAGGTACTACCTTTGTGATTGTACTTCCATTGGCTGAGTGA
- a CDS encoding YceI family protein yields MHNNTLIGAAMAALLLTGGFYAAPDQAESQAQFTLAPGVTKATTFAVDASQSSIRWKSKKVGGEHIGIVKMANGQLNVDGSKLTGGTFVADMKSLRDVDKGESNPFNERLVNHLRSEDFFSVEKFPTSTFKITSAKPIKGAKAGEPNYTIGGDLTIKGTTKPQTFPSVVTISGDAVQATANFMVNRLDYDIKYRAAIIGTAADKIIEDTFLLDLKIVANKASI; encoded by the coding sequence ATGCACAACAACACTTTAATCGGCGCTGCGATGGCGGCCCTTCTCCTGACCGGCGGATTTTATGCTGCTCCCGACCAGGCCGAAAGCCAGGCACAATTCACCCTTGCCCCGGGTGTGACCAAAGCCACAACCTTTGCGGTGGATGCCAGCCAGAGTTCGATACGCTGGAAATCAAAGAAAGTGGGCGGTGAGCATATCGGGATTGTCAAGATGGCCAATGGCCAGCTCAATGTGGATGGAAGCAAACTTACGGGGGGTACCTTCGTGGCCGACATGAAATCGCTGCGGGATGTAGACAAGGGAGAATCCAATCCTTTCAATGAGCGGTTGGTTAATCACTTGCGGTCCGAAGACTTTTTCTCGGTGGAGAAATTCCCTACCTCCACTTTTAAAATCACCAGTGCCAAACCCATTAAGGGTGCCAAAGCTGGAGAGCCTAACTATACCATCGGTGGCGATCTGACGATCAAAGGTACCACCAAGCCCCAGACTTTTCCGTCAGTGGTAACTATTTCAGGTGATGCCGTTCAGGCAACCGCCAATTTTATGGTCAATCGTCTGGATTATGACATCAAGTACCGGGCCGCGATCATCGGCACCGCCGCTGACAAAATCATCGAAGATACATTTCTGCTGGATCTGAAAATTGTGGCTAATAAAGCTTCTATTTGA
- a CDS encoding Uma2 family endonuclease: MLATRSKTGTTKPRAEVPSYLIYEHLDGQPIHYKDYREVMSGTKTFAEIMGSSGIQSLIIAYLQRLLFTRLDEGKFTILSSESGLHLDKRNNLAGDILIFTNETLPISAINEQYVTVPPKVVIEVDIAADPLDMEADTYLFTKTQKLLDFGVEKVIWITTKTKKVTVATPQADWQVKDWHKEVEILEGITFNVGKYLVEKGSTFA, encoded by the coding sequence ATGTTAGCGACCCGATCCAAAACTGGAACCACAAAACCGCGTGCGGAGGTACCCTCCTATCTGATCTACGAACACCTCGACGGTCAGCCTATCCACTACAAGGACTACCGGGAAGTTATGTCAGGTACCAAAACTTTTGCTGAAATCATGGGGTCGAGCGGTATACAATCTTTAATCATCGCCTACCTGCAAAGACTACTTTTCACGCGATTGGATGAAGGAAAGTTTACCATCTTATCCAGTGAATCGGGTTTACACCTTGACAAGCGGAATAATTTAGCGGGCGATATTCTCATTTTTACCAACGAAACACTACCTATTTCCGCGATCAATGAGCAGTATGTGACTGTACCGCCCAAGGTAGTGATCGAAGTTGACATCGCTGCCGACCCACTTGATATGGAGGCTGATACCTACCTTTTCACCAAAACCCAAAAACTACTCGATTTTGGGGTCGAAAAGGTAATTTGGATCACGACCAAAACCAAAAAAGTGACCGTGGCTACCCCGCAAGCTGACTGGCAAGTAAAAGATTGGCACAAAGAGGTTGAAATTCTGGAAGGGATTACTTTCAATGTGGGAAAATATTTGGTAGAAAAAGGGTCGACGTTTGCATAA